In the Theobroma cacao cultivar B97-61/B2 chromosome 1, Criollo_cocoa_genome_V2, whole genome shotgun sequence genome, one interval contains:
- the LOC18614565 gene encoding serine/threonine-protein kinase-like protein At3g51990, with protein sequence MGYLSCKAESAISIIPTSTTTQNSSSKTATNKQEKPIKIQQFDYGDLEAATNGFSDQRLLGKGSHGCVYKAVIRGRHVAIKKPSSRNQETNPEADNEIEILSKIQSPRLVNLLGFTNGTKDRLLVVEFMSNGTLYDVLHSNSSRPLYWGRRIRLALQVAKALETLHSQKPPIIHRDVKSANVLIDRNFNARLGDFGLALRCGVDDYRLRSTPPAGTIGYLDPCYVTPDNLSTKTDVFSFGILLLEIISGRKAIDVAHSPPSIVDWAIPLVKKGKIVAVYDPRIAPPKDPIVRKQLAVIAAKCVRSYRERRPAMKEVVGWLTGLSKLVPLHSWNGFSNPCLMVETVGRPVEFRNPQENLDGNFGRQTMRDSRRVYSDLGFSSNLMELMGMTGVDGESEVWREADVVERPESKPGSSVSSRRFGSKRYVNHGRGQQKSLGNENGVLGLRRNQSAGESSELFSRNDAFARSSFSTKAVGDI encoded by the coding sequence ATGGGTTACCTTTCTTGCAAAGCAGAATCAGCAATCTCCATAATCCCCACCTCCACAACTACCCAGAATTCATCTTCCAAAACTGCCACCAACAAGCAGGAAAAACCCATCAAGATCCAACAGTTTGATTACGGTGACCTTGAAGCAGCCACCAATGGGTTCTCTGACCAAAGGCTTCTAGGCAAAGGTAGCCATGGCTGTGTCTACAAGGCTGTTATCAGGGGACGCCACGTTGCCATCAAGAAACCATCTTCGAGAAACCAAGAAACGAACCCGGAAGCTGATAACGAGATCGAAATCTTGTCAAAGATTCAAAGTCCCAGATTGGTGAACCTTCTTGGCTTTACTAATGGCACTAAAGATCGTTTATTGGTTGTTGAATTTATGAGTAATGGCACATTATATGATGTTCTTCACTCTAATTCTTCACGGCCTTTGTATTGGGGTCGAAGAATTCGATTAGCCTTGCAAGTTGCCAAAGCCTTAGAAACACTTCACTCGCAAAAACCTCCAATTATTCATAGAGATGTTAAATCTGCAAATGTGTTAATTGATAGGAATTTCAATGCAAGATTGGGTGATTTTGGGTTGGCACTCAGGTGTGGTGTTGATGATTACAGGCTTAGATCAACCCCACCAGCTGGTACTATTGGGTATCTTGATCCATGTTATGTGACCCCAGATAATTTGAGTACAAAAACTGATGTTTTTAGTTTTGGGATCTTGTTGTTAGAGATTATAAGTGGTAGAAAAGCTATCGATGTTGCACATTCACCGCCTTCTATTGTGGATTGGGCAATTCCTCTTGTAAAGAAAGGGAAGATTGTTGCTGTTTATGATCCAAGGATTGCACCTCCTAAGGATCCTATCGTTAGGAAGCAGTTGGCTGTCATAGCAGCTAAATGTGTGAGGTCTTACAGGGAGCGCCGCCCTGCAATGAAAGAGGTGGTTGGTTGGTTAACTGGGTTGAGCAAATTGGTTCCTCTACATTCATGGAATGGATTTAGCAATCCATGTTTGATGGTTGAAACAGTGGGGCGACCTGTCGAATTCAGAAATCCTCAGGAGAATTTGGACGGTAATTTTGGCAGGCAAACCATGAGGGACTCACGCAGAGTCTATTCAGATTTGGGCTTCAGCAGCAACTTGATGGAACTTATGGGCATGACTGGTGTTGATGGGGAGTCTGAAGTTTGGAGAGAGGCTGATGTGGTTGAAAGGCCTGAATCAAAACCAGGAAGTAGCGTTTCTAGTCGTAGATTTGGTAGCAAAAGATACGTTAACCATGGGAGAGGTCAGCAGAAGAGCCTTGGTAATGAGAATGGTGTTCTTGGTTTGAGGCGGAATCAGTCAGCTGGGGAAAGTTCTGAGCTCTTTTCAAGAAATGATGCCTTTGCTCGATCAAGTTTCAGTACTAAGGCCGTAGGTGACATTTAG